A window of Caretta caretta isolate rCarCar2 chromosome 13, rCarCar1.hap1, whole genome shotgun sequence contains these coding sequences:
- the ZNF219 gene encoding zinc finger protein 219, translated as MEEVDSRSPSPHKAVDSSPASCAALPSPPPQQELPPSPLPEGLSPGEGDNPAFNGELDLQRYFNGPGPALGAGGGRKARPYPCAVCGKRFRFNSILALHTRIHASETPFTCPYCGHRAAQRGLLRLHLRSHRPEACARLSHQSRLLLELEERALLRRGPPAASEGEEEEEEEEEEEPPPLPIPPPAPPPAPPSPPPPLPPPSFRCPFCKGKFRTLGERERHLRILHQPYKCGQCPFAAAQEGELQRHSREAHAPPAPPAPAAPPPTEFRCQVCGQAFTQSWFLKGHMRKHKDSFDHKCQVCGRCFKEPWFLKNHMKVHLSKLGLKGERGAAVPAAGGKPKAPRGLLLGYEALYPAFLPPPDKAEQGSFLGYLELRPPGDGRCAERLQATARAVESGQEVAAQRWGERRPHSGGETAREEGGAGVGQHRCPDCARAFATYQQMALHSRSHRPQDGDWARGRALGALASLHAAAGHGLPTDGGGGSNAGSGWGAALPSPGIQEEKGLRGGALRPDGGRGTSGKDCPYCGKTFRSSHHLKVHLRVHTGERPYKCPHCDYAGTQSGSLKYHLQRHHREQKNSTGAGAAGGLEPRGRTAPSAPAKPPAFPPELLLQAAEKYRGAFLPQAWGTASHEPLPRPSRRKPACTGRALRNGRADFEPLDLSLRPALEGVPPGELTLHRCLFCPFATSAPELMALHLQVHHSRKARGRRPVTAPPARPHACLGQDGEQPPLHPQDEGPGVGEEPPTAVPHMSQQPPGAPMDTEPSERQGELELVLA; from the exons ATGGAG GAGGTGGACTCCCGGTCGCCGTCCCCACACAAGGCGGTGGACTCCAGCCCTGCCAGCTGTGCGGCCCTGccgtctcccccaccccagcaggagcTGCCGCCGTCCCCCCTGCCCGAGGGGCTGTCCCCTGGCGAGGGCGACAACCCGGCCTTCAACGGAGAGCTGGACCTGCAGCGGTACTTCAACGGGCCGGGGCCCGCgctgggggcgggcggggggcgcaAAGCCCGGCCCTACCCCTGCGCCGTCTGCGGCAAGCGCTTCCGCTTCAACAGCATCCTAGCACTGCACACGCGGATCCACGCCAGCGAGACCCCCTTCACCTGCCCCTACTGCGGGCACCGTGCTGCCCAGCGCGGCCTCCTGCGGCTCCACCTCCGCTCCCACCGCCCCGAGGCCTGCGCCCGCCTCAGCCACCAGAGCcgcctgctgctggagctggaggagcggGCGCTGCTTCGACGGGGCCCGCCAGCCGCCAgcgagggggaggaagaagaggaggaagaggaggaggaggaaccccCCCCACTGCCtatccccccgccagcccccccccctgcccccccgtcacccccaccgccactgcctccccccagctTCCGCTGCCCCTTCTGCAAAGGCAAGTTCCGGACGCTGGGCGAGCGGGAGCGACACCTGCGAATCCTGCACCAGCCCTACAAGTGTGGGCAGTGCCCCTTTGCCGCCGCCCAGGAGGgggagctgcagcggcacagccgGGAGGCCCACGCCCCCCCGGCGCCTCCGGCCCCCGCCGCGCCGCCCCCCACCGAGTTCCGCTGCCAGGTGTGCGGCCAGGCCTTCACCCAGTCCTGGTTCCTCAAGGGGCACATGCGCAAGCACAAGGACTCCTTCGACCACAAGTGCCAGGTCTGCGGGCGCTGCTTCAAGGAGCCCTGGTTCCTCAAGAACCACATGAAGGTGCATCTCAGCAAGctggggctgaagggggagcGGGGTGCGGCCGTGCCAGCTGCCGGCGGGAAGCCCAAGGCGCctcgggggctgctgctgggctaCGAGGCGCTGTATCCCGCCTTCCTGCCGCCCCCGGACAAGGCCGAGCAGGGCTCCTTCCTGGGCTACCTGGAGCTGCGCCCGCCGGGCGACGGCCGCTGCGCCGAGCGGCTCCAGGCCACGGCCCGCGCAGTGGAGAGCGGGCAGGAGGTGGCGGCCCAGCGGTGGGGGGAGCGCCGGCCGCACAGCGGGGGCGAGACGGCCAGGGAGGAGGGTGGCGCCGGCGTGGGACAGCACCGCTGCCCCGACTGCGCCCGGGCCTTTGCCACCTACCAGCAGATGGCCCTACACAGCCGCAGCCACCGGCCCCAGGATGGCGACTGGGCCAGGGGCCGGGCCCTGGGGGCGCTGGCCTCGCTCCATGCGGCAGCGGGACACGGGCTGCCCACGGACGGCGGGGGAGGCTCCAACGCAGGCAGTGGCTGGGGTgcggccctgcccagcccggggATACAGG AGGAGAAGGGGCTGCGCGGGGGGGCCCTGCGTCCGGATGGGGGCCGTGGCACGTCAGGCAAAGACTGTCCATACTGTGGGAAAACCTTCCGCTCCTCCCACCATCTCAAGGTTCATCTGCGCGTCCACACAG GCGAGCGCCCCTACAAGTGCCCACACTGCGACTATGCTGGCACCCAGTCCGGCTCTCTCAAGTACCACCTGCAGCGCCACCACCGCGAGCAGAAGAACAGCACTGGTGCCGGGGCGGCCGGGGGCTTGGAGCCAAGGGGCCGCACCGCCCCCAGTGCTCCCGCCAAGCCGCCCGCCTTCCCGCCGGAGCTGCTCCTGCAGGCAGCCGAGAAGTACCGCGGGGCCTTCCTGCCGCAGGCCTGGGGCACGGCCAGCCACGAGCCCCTGCCCCGACCGTCCCGCCGCAAGCCGGCCTGCACTGGCCGAGCCCTGCGCAACGGCCGAGCCGACTTCGAGCCACTGGACCTGTCGCTGCGGCCGGCGCTAGAGGGGGTGCCGCCTGGTGAGCTCACCCTGCACCGATGCCTCTTCTGCCCCTTTGCCACCTCCGCACCTGAGCTCATGGCCCTGCACCTGCAGGTCCACCACAGCCGCAAGGCCCGGGGGCGCCGCCctgtcacggccccccccgcACGGCCCCACGCCTGcctggggcaggatggggagcagcccccactgcacccccaggaCGAGGGGCCTGGAGTTGGGGAAGAGCCCCCCACCGCCGTGCCCCACATGTCCCAACAGCCCCCCGGAGCCCCTATGGACACGGAGCCCAGTGAGAGGCAaggggagctggagctggtgcTGGCTTGA